The Arachis ipaensis cultivar K30076 chromosome B05, Araip1.1, whole genome shotgun sequence nucleotide sequence tctcttgaattttattattattgttttttaattttttttttttaatttttgtagatATACTCGATATCTACTTTGATATACAAATATATGCATTTAATTTTTGTAGATATACTCGATATCTACTTTGATATACAAATATATGCATCATATCGAATCTAATCCCAAAAACTATAAATATTGGACCTGATGATTTTAATGCGTATTGGATCGAGgtgttccaaattaaaattttggcTATCTAATTGGATCCCATCTGATCTATCAATACATCTAATATTATCCAATTTTTTTCACAAATTGAATTATTTCTagtctaaatattaaaattttaaaattttttaaacaaaaatatgtaatcaaataataatataaaataattgagCAGTCaccaaaaaacaataaataaatgaTTGAGCATCAAACTTGGGGCTTCTTTTGCTACACTTGATTTTgcaaaccaattagcaatttaAGTTAGTGGAATATAACaaattcttaatatatatttaaaaaattgagaaaatataaGCTTGAGcatgaatataaaaaataaaataaaataagtgtaGAGCATCTCTGCCATGCGATTTTGATTCTCTTGGCAGATTCCAATtaacattcttcttcttcttcttcttcttcttcttcttctcattgaTCCGTTCCCGTTTTTTCTCACTTCCAACAAACTTTTCTATTGCCTTTCTGATTCTTACAACCATGACCGTCTCCTCTGAAAGGTAACATTTTTCATTCCAACGTTTCATTTGCAACCTTGTTGATCAGTTCATTTGTTCCACAATTCGTGGAATCGGGTATCTGTGTTAATCTCTTCATTCTTTTATTGTTTGTGCgcttctgcttctgaagttgctcaAGATTTCACCTTTTTTTAATGTTACATGTTTATGCTTCCTCAATGTAGAGTTTCTATACGAAAGTCGAAAGTTAATCCCTTTTCGTGTTCATTTATTGATTAAATCACTCTATATTTTCATTAATGAGAAATTGTTCTCCTTGCATGcaaatcaataaataaaataaaataaaaatgataaattgtGAATTGCTGCCACTGCTCTGTTTATTTGTAGCTGAGATCAAGTTCATATAGAACAAAAGGGAGAGGATGTGGTTCAAGTTGTGCACACATAATTGATTATTATTTACTATTTAGCTTTGTTTTGTGTTTTGGAATTGATTACCAAGTTCATTTTTTTTgctgataaaattaattttgagccACAAGGATGAAGCAAGGAGATTTGATTTATGTTTTTTCATAAATCCCAAGTTGATGAATCTCCTATATTATTGAAGATGTTGCCAATTTAAGGAATCTGCAATGAATAACTATTCTTTGCCATTTATGATGAAGGATCTGTCAACAGTTTTTTATGTAGCAATCTTTTTCATAAAGTGTGACAATGCtatcttcttgttaatttttagGGGATGGCATGCATATAGAAATGTCAAAGTATATGCTAAAAATCTTAATAGTTAATATAGACTATAAACTTATCTTGCCACACTTGTCTGTCTTATTCTGTGGCAGCAAGAATTCTCTCACCCAACTAGCTCCACTTGAGGCAGTGCTCTTTGATATAGATGGAACTCTCTGTGACTCTGATCCACTCCACTACTACGCATTCCGTGAAATGCTCAAAGAGGTAGCATTTGATTTCTTGATAGAAAATATTTAGGGGAGAAAAATACTTAGAACATAGAGACTGTATAGTTTTCTAATTGAATATTACTTTTATCATCATCATATTATAAATTATACATACACCTTGACAAAACaaatcacaaattttagaaaaacCAACAGAAACTATTGTGGTTTTCAGATTGGTTTCAATGGAGGTGTTCCTATAACAGAGGAATTTTTCATTGAGACTGTTGCCGGCAAGCACAATGATGATATTGCCTTGGCTCTCTTTCCTGGTGATCTTGAACGAGGCTTAAAGTTTGTAGATGACAAGGAAGACATGTTCCGGAAGTATATACTCTGCTAATCTAAGTTTCCTTCTCATTGTTGTTTGTTTTAAAATTCATAATATAATTCACTTGATGGACTGTACAGATTGGCAAAAGAGCAAGTAAAGCCATTGAATGGCCTTGATAAAGTGAGGGAATGGATTGAAAGTCGTGGGCTGAAAAGAGCGGCAGTGACCAATGCTCCAAGAGCTAATGCAGAACTCATGATCTCATTGCTTGGTCTCTCAGACTTTTTTCATGCTGTCATTATTGGTGGAGAATGTGAACATGCCAAGCCTCATCCAGACCCCTACTTGAAAGGTCTTGAAGCTCTGAAAGCATCAAAGGATCACTCATTTGTATTTGAGGTCTGCAATGTTTTTTTGCCCTTAACTAATTGGGAGAAGACTTTATTGCTGTTATTGAATCTAAATGATAATGACACAAATTCTGTTTTGTTATCATAGGATTCTGTTTCTGGGATCAAAGCTGGAGTGGCAGCTGGGATGCCTGTTGTAGGTTTAGCTACTCGAAACCCGGAGCATCTACTGATGGAAGCAAAGCCTGCCTTTCTGATTAAGGATTATGCAGACCCAAAATTGTGGGAAGCTTTGGAAGAACTTGACAAGGCTGGTACTAAAAAAGTATGAAGAGTACAACTGAAAGAATATATTGGTAAATTCAAGTAGCTGGTTTGATCTAATAAGCTCACATGATTACctctataattttgtttagagGGCAATGTTGCATGGCTGGAAGTTATTGATCCAAAAACAATCAATCTCTCATTTTTTCAGTTTATAATCATACTCACTTTAAAAGATGACAGTCCAATATTATAGTACTAGTTTCTCATTCTTGCTTTGGAACAGAGAGCAAACACTTGTCTTCtatttatattttgtaatttCATTGGCCACGAATAAGTGGGATAGCCCAAGATTGCATACAATACAAACAAACAAATTCTCCTAGATTTCTCAAAATATAGTTTAGATTTCTCACAATCTTTTTACCGTTTTCTGCCTGCTTTTTGCCTTGGTTTTTGATCAAACAGAATTTAGAAGTTGGTATATTTTGTCTAGTGTGAAGACAAACATAATAAAGTAACATggacaaaatatatataaattcttCTGCTTCTTAACTAAGTCCAAAATTTTAATGGGGGCACTTATTGCCTAATGCCTATACTGTATGTTTGAATCAGTCTCTGGAATATATCAGTTTTCCTTAAACAGAGAAACATACATCCATATCaagaaaatgagtaaatgaccaCATATTATCGCAGGGTTTACATTTTAGATAAAATTAGTGTAAATAAATTGGATCTaaatcttttttttcttgttcaACATTACTGTTTTAAAGATCCCATTGGAAAGAGAAATGAGGAAAATTCTAGCGGGTAAGACTGTAAGAGGATATGAATAACTATAAACCTTGTTTCTTTCCTCCTTTTTAATATGATGATGATATATTCAGTGTTCTCATATGGTAATAGTTATTTATTATACAATGTATAGGTTATTTCTataggtaaaatatatttttgtaatttaaagAAGGAAGTGCAGAGCATCACTTCTCCCAGTTAATTATTCTCTCCGTCATATTCAATTATTcataaccaacttgggttggtcgagtggtcagtttACTCGTCTGCTTAAGCAAGTGTTGGGAGTTCGAActccgccttgtgcatgcagcaactcattggccagtGG carries:
- the LOC107641649 gene encoding haloacid dehalogenase-like hydrolase domain-containing protein Sgpp, yielding MTVSSESKNSLTQLAPLEAVLFDIDGTLCDSDPLHYYAFREMLKEIGFNGGVPITEEFFIETVAGKHNDDIALALFPGDLERGLKFVDDKEDMFRKLAKEQVKPLNGLDKVREWIESRGLKRAAVTNAPRANAELMISLLGLSDFFHAVIIGGECEHAKPHPDPYLKGLEALKASKDHSFVFEDSVSGIKAGVAAGMPVVGLATRNPEHLLMEAKPAFLIKDYADPKLWEALEELDKAGTKKV